One stretch of candidate division KSB1 bacterium DNA includes these proteins:
- a CDS encoding Mth938-like domain-containing protein, with translation MKTELQSPRITHLSWGQIEVDGQGSAFKDAKLFPGGAREWDWRETGTRHVPGIQPADIEELLENGAEVVILSRGIDKRLQVCSETLQMLNDRNVALHFLQTEEAVQLYNKLRENKRVGGLFHSTC, from the coding sequence ATGAAAACCGAACTGCAATCTCCGCGTATCACACATCTTTCCTGGGGGCAGATCGAAGTCGATGGTCAGGGTTCTGCTTTTAAGGATGCCAAGCTCTTCCCGGGCGGCGCCCGGGAGTGGGATTGGCGAGAGACCGGCACAAGACATGTGCCCGGCATCCAGCCCGCTGATATTGAGGAACTTCTGGAAAACGGCGCCGAGGTCGTTATCCTCTCCAGGGGAATTGACAAACGACTGCAGGTTTGCTCTGAAACTTTACAAATGCTGAACGATAGAAATGTCGCTTTGCACTTTCTTCAAACTGAAGAGGCAGTCCAACTATACAACAAGCTACGGGAAAATAAGCGGGTTGGCGGGCTTTTTCATTCGACTTGTTGA
- a CDS encoding M55 family metallopeptidase codes for MSKKSIHIVCALFLTIQVSFCVAQQPPPKILISVDMEGIGGVGTQNMVRSSGGKDYQLGRKLMTEEVNTVVAVIFEQGPAEILVNDSHGDMQNLLHTELDERVTYIQGNIKPFGMVQGLDSSFDAVIFLGYHTRAGDPDGFLAHTGSGSVKGLWLNDIEVGEGGLNAAYAGELGVPVILASGDSAFTVEIKKLIPTTTASTKTAVTPLVAHLVHPTMVRARLASATRNALASLKSAKIFSVGKPVRIKMRFATTARADILQAIPGMSRVDGFTVAYKAKNMVEAYKLIRLMYKYISF; via the coding sequence ATGTCTAAGAAATCAATTCACATCGTCTGTGCGCTTTTTCTTACAATCCAGGTAAGTTTTTGCGTCGCTCAACAACCCCCTCCAAAAATTTTGATTTCGGTGGACATGGAAGGCATTGGTGGCGTTGGAACGCAAAATATGGTACGAAGCAGCGGCGGCAAAGATTACCAGCTCGGTCGGAAGTTAATGACCGAAGAAGTCAATACCGTTGTCGCTGTCATTTTTGAACAGGGCCCCGCGGAAATTCTGGTTAACGATTCTCACGGGGATATGCAAAACTTACTGCACACAGAGCTGGACGAAAGGGTAACCTATATTCAGGGAAACATCAAACCATTCGGTATGGTCCAGGGGCTGGATTCGAGTTTTGACGCTGTCATTTTTCTTGGCTACCATACACGTGCAGGAGATCCTGACGGATTTCTAGCGCACACCGGTTCAGGTTCGGTCAAAGGGCTGTGGCTGAATGACATCGAAGTTGGAGAAGGAGGACTCAATGCGGCCTACGCTGGCGAACTCGGTGTCCCGGTAATCTTGGCTAGCGGCGACTCAGCGTTTACAGTTGAAATTAAAAAATTGATTCCGACAACAACGGCAAGCACCAAAACTGCGGTCACGCCTTTAGTAGCTCATCTGGTTCACCCTACAATGGTTCGAGCACGACTGGCGTCAGCTACAAGAAACGCCCTTGCCAGTCTAAAATCTGCGAAGATTTTCAGCGTCGGAAAGCCTGTTCGAATCAAAATGCGTTTTGCCACCACTGCTAGAGCCGACATTCTTCAGGCGATTCCCGGAATGAGCAGAGTCGACGGCTTTACAGTTGCTTATAAAGCGAAGAATATGGTGGAAGCGTATAAACTGATTCGGTTGATGTATAAGTATATTAGTTTCTGA
- a CDS encoding c-type cytochrome: MKNLFLIASVILFFATLGNAQIPDKFENLQVLPKEISKGELMGNMRSFVSGLGVRCQFCHVGEEGQPLSEFDFVSDEKETKKKARVMIQMRDAINSQHLTQLGKQNALEVNCVTCHHGQEEPKTIEYVMNETIEKEGIDSATQKYHELREKHYGGFAYNFQARPLERVSESLARSGKVDEAIALLKLNLEFHPESFMSHYSLGEALGMKGDKEAAVKSLEKAYEIMPNPRIKKKIEELSKK; the protein is encoded by the coding sequence ATGAAAAATCTATTTTTGATTGCGAGTGTGATTCTGTTTTTTGCAACCTTGGGCAATGCCCAGATTCCGGACAAATTTGAGAATTTGCAGGTTTTACCAAAAGAGATCAGCAAAGGGGAGCTCATGGGAAATATGAGGAGTTTTGTCTCGGGTCTCGGCGTCCGCTGTCAGTTTTGCCATGTAGGTGAAGAAGGGCAACCGCTTTCCGAGTTTGACTTCGTTTCCGACGAGAAAGAAACGAAAAAGAAAGCTCGCGTGATGATCCAAATGCGGGATGCGATCAACAGTCAGCACCTTACTCAGCTTGGAAAACAAAACGCCCTGGAAGTCAACTGTGTCACCTGCCACCATGGACAGGAGGAGCCAAAGACCATCGAGTACGTCATGAACGAAACAATTGAAAAAGAGGGAATTGACTCAGCCACACAGAAGTACCATGAGCTGCGGGAAAAACATTACGGCGGGTTTGCTTACAACTTTCAAGCGAGGCCTTTGGAACGTGTTTCTGAAAGTTTGGCAAGATCGGGTAAAGTCGATGAGGCCATTGCACTGCTCAAACTAAATTTAGAATTTCATCCGGAATCTTTTATGAGCCACTACAGTCTTGGAGAAGCCCTTGGCATGAAAGGCGATAAAGAAGCGGCAGTAAAAAGTCTTGAAAAGGCTTATGAGATTATGCCAAACCCGCGAATCAAGAAGAAGATCGAAGAGCTGTCAAAAAAATAA